One window of the Bernardetia sp. genome contains the following:
- a CDS encoding PIG-L deacetylase family protein, whose product MINFQDKKILVVVAHPDDELLGVGATMHHLINNYNCQVRAIILGEGITSRSDNRDREKWEKELQTHRDNIYSAQKCIGYQSVGIYDFADNRFDTVALLDLVKVIEKEKQEFEPTIIFTHHGGDLNIDHRRTFEAVMTAIRPMENEKVQHIFTFETPSSTEWQAFNYPNPFQPNFFVSVDEENVEAKIKGMESYEFEKRPYPHPRSPEALKIQARRWGVAVGKHFAEAFMYVRGIM is encoded by the coding sequence ATGATAAATTTTCAAGACAAAAAAATACTGGTAGTCGTGGCTCATCCTGACGACGAACTTCTAGGTGTGGGGGCAACGATGCACCATCTTATCAACAACTATAATTGTCAGGTAAGGGCAATTATTTTAGGTGAAGGCATTACCTCTCGTTCTGATAACAGAGACAGAGAAAAATGGGAAAAAGAACTTCAAACACATAGAGATAATATTTATTCTGCTCAAAAATGTATTGGTTACCAAAGTGTAGGGATTTATGATTTTGCCGATAATCGTTTTGATACAGTCGCTTTACTAGACTTGGTAAAAGTAATTGAGAAAGAAAAACAAGAGTTTGAGCCTACTATTATTTTTACACACCACGGAGGAGACCTAAACATTGACCATCGACGAACATTTGAAGCCGTCATGACAGCAATTCGTCCTATGGAAAATGAAAAAGTACAACACATTTTTACTTTCGAAACGCCTTCTTCCACTGAGTGGCAAGCCTTCAACTATCCCAACCCTTTCCAACCTAATTTTTTTGTGAGTGTAGATGAAGAAAATGTAGAAGCAAAAATTAAAGGAATGGAAAGCTATGAATTTGAAAAACGCCCATATCCACACCCTCGTTCGCCAGAAGCCTTGAAAATACAGGCTAGACGTTGGGGAGTAGCCGTAGGAAAGCATTTTGCAGAAGCCTTTATGTATGTACGTGGAATTATGTAA
- a CDS encoding HesB/IscA family protein yields MITITDKAADQINLLKQKENHAPNSNIRVSVQGGGCSGLMYDLAFDASIQDADEVFEDKGIKILVDKKSLLYLLGTSLDFTDGLNGKGFQFVNPNASRTCGCGESFSV; encoded by the coding sequence ATGATTACAATCACAGACAAAGCTGCCGACCAAATAAATTTGCTCAAACAAAAAGAAAATCATGCTCCCAATAGCAATATCCGTGTATCTGTACAAGGAGGAGGCTGTTCAGGCTTAATGTATGACCTTGCTTTTGATGCGTCTATTCAAGATGCTGATGAGGTATTTGAAGACAAAGGCATCAAAATATTAGTCGATAAAAAAAGTTTACTTTACCTTTTGGGAACTTCTCTTGACTTTACAGATGGTCTGAATGGAAAAGGATTTCAATTTGTAAATCCAAATGCTTCACGCACTTGTGGGTGTGGGGAAAGTTTTTCAGTATAA
- a CDS encoding AAA family ATPase, protein MERIHIKNFKQIKEADLYLRKFNVIVGEHACGKSTLMKVAYFMHHLQDEIINEVSANAPQIFRHNFFGRMKQAVRIAFVHHFGSTRHLEDFTIDYYTPSGELVCFYINDNNDLDLFFVDDFGDKILDNSFEAVEELVALKNKGLDSSSKEWQEVLDALRARLNIVFGDNTQELYIPNNRSIWFAIGNRVQTIFDEMEQTLKNKGFLRFDSEHELFQLRFVQHIKNNVLPVFKRNTTLKDVFFDVMKFSTDANLKIESTTELINTLLQGTYQTDSFGEKIFYEMPEKYVYLQNASTHQQELIRMVQDLFLAALHQRPVLRFIEHPEAHVRTELHKTLTEFLVWYATAHPENQLVFSTHSTQIVETLNKIIEKGEYLKNEEINILTLDDGNLVVLSNQEEEKVEQIEKDLV, encoded by the coding sequence ATGGAAAGAATACACATTAAGAATTTTAAGCAGATAAAAGAAGCTGACCTATATTTACGTAAATTTAATGTCATTGTGGGCGAGCATGCTTGTGGGAAAAGTACCCTTATGAAAGTAGCTTATTTTATGCACCACTTGCAAGATGAGATTATAAATGAAGTTTCGGCAAATGCTCCTCAAATTTTTAGGCATAACTTTTTCGGACGAATGAAACAAGCTGTCCGAATTGCCTTTGTACATCATTTTGGTTCTACTAGGCATTTAGAAGACTTTACAATCGACTATTACACTCCTTCTGGAGAGCTAGTTTGTTTTTACATTAATGATAACAACGATTTAGATTTATTTTTTGTAGATGATTTTGGAGATAAAATATTAGATAATTCTTTTGAAGCCGTAGAGGAGCTAGTAGCCTTAAAGAATAAAGGTTTGGATAGTTCTTCAAAAGAGTGGCAAGAGGTTTTGGATGCACTTAGAGCCAGACTAAATATTGTTTTTGGAGACAATACACAAGAGCTTTATATTCCAAACAATAGAAGTATTTGGTTTGCTATCGGAAATCGTGTACAGACTATTTTTGATGAAATGGAACAAACGCTTAAAAACAAAGGATTTTTACGCTTTGATTCCGAACACGAACTTTTCCAATTACGTTTTGTACAGCATATTAAGAATAATGTACTGCCTGTTTTTAAAAGAAATACAACACTAAAGGATGTGTTTTTTGATGTAATGAAGTTTAGCACAGATGCCAATCTGAAAATAGAATCTACTACTGAGCTTATCAATACTCTTCTTCAAGGAACATATCAGACAGATTCTTTTGGTGAAAAAATATTTTATGAAATGCCAGAAAAATATGTCTATCTTCAAAATGCTTCTACGCATCAGCAGGAACTTATCCGTATGGTACAAGATTTATTTTTAGCTGCTTTACATCAAAGACCTGTTTTAAGGTTTATAGAGCATCCAGAAGCACACGTAAGAACAGAGTTACACAAAACACTCACAGAGTTTTTAGTGTGGTATGCAACTGCTCATCCAGAAAATCAACTTGTTTTTTCTACCCATTCTACTCAAATAGTTGAAACCTTAAACAAAATTATAGAAAAAGGAGAATACTTGAAAAATGAAGAAATCAATATATTGACCTTAGATGATGGGAATTTAGTGGTGCTTTCTAATCAAGAAGAAGAAAAAGTAGAGCAAATAGAAAAAGATTTAGTATAA
- the gcvT gene encoding glycine cleavage system aminomethyltransferase GcvT codes for MAETTPSTELKRVALHDIHTKLGAKLIPFAGYEMPVWYASQITEHHAVREKVGMFDVSHMGEFSVKGEEAEAFLQYVTSNDVATLYDGRVQYSCFPNDKGGIVDDLLVYKMAENDYLLVVNASNIEKDWNWLMKHKPESVEMTNISDEMSLFAVQGAVAVDALQPLTEVNLKEIPYYHFKKDTFAGVPNVIISNTGYTGAGGFEIYVNNENAVEVWEAILKSGAEHGIVPVGLAARDTLRLEMGFCLYGNDINDTTSPLEAGLGWITKFNKKFINSEALELQKKEGVTKKLIGFEVLDKGIARQHHKVFDAADGGNQIGEVTSGTKSPSLGTSIGMAYLKKEFTKVDTEIFVEVREGKRIKAEVRKFPFLQK; via the coding sequence ATGGCTGAAACTACTCCATCAACAGAACTAAAAAGAGTTGCTCTACACGATATTCATACAAAACTAGGAGCTAAACTAATTCCATTTGCTGGTTATGAAATGCCTGTTTGGTATGCTTCACAGATTACAGAACACCACGCTGTTCGTGAAAAAGTAGGAATGTTTGATGTCTCACATATGGGAGAATTTTCTGTAAAAGGAGAAGAAGCCGAAGCATTTTTGCAGTATGTAACTTCCAACGATGTAGCTACACTTTATGATGGCAGAGTACAATATTCTTGTTTTCCGAACGACAAAGGAGGAATTGTAGATGATTTGCTTGTTTATAAAATGGCAGAGAATGATTATTTGCTTGTTGTAAATGCTTCAAATATTGAAAAAGATTGGAATTGGCTGATGAAACATAAGCCAGAAAGCGTAGAGATGACAAATATTTCTGATGAAATGAGCCTTTTTGCTGTGCAAGGTGCTGTGGCTGTAGATGCACTTCAACCTCTAACAGAAGTAAACTTGAAAGAAATTCCTTATTATCATTTCAAAAAAGATACGTTTGCAGGCGTTCCAAATGTAATTATTTCAAATACAGGCTATACAGGCGCAGGAGGTTTTGAAATCTATGTCAATAATGAAAATGCTGTCGAAGTATGGGAAGCCATTTTGAAGAGTGGAGCAGAACACGGAATTGTTCCTGTTGGGTTAGCTGCAAGAGATACGCTTCGCCTAGAAATGGGATTTTGTTTGTATGGAAATGATATAAATGATACTACTTCGCCTTTGGAAGCTGGTTTGGGTTGGATAACCAAATTCAATAAAAAATTTATTAATAGTGAAGCCTTAGAACTTCAAAAGAAAGAAGGCGTTACAAAGAAATTAATAGGTTTTGAAGTTTTAGATAAGGGAATTGCTCGCCAACACCATAAAGTTTTTGATGCAGCAGACGGAGGAAATCAGATTGGAGAAGTTACTTCGGGTACAAAATCACCTTCGTTGGGAACATCTATCGGAATGGCATACCTTAAAAAAGAATTTACAAAAGTGGATACTGAAATCTTTGTAGAGGTAAGAGAAGGAAAAAGAATTAAGGCTGAAGTCAGAAAGTTTCCATTTTTACAGAAGTAA